One genomic region from Conexibacter woesei DSM 14684 encodes:
- a CDS encoding 3-hydroxyacyl-CoA dehydrogenase NAD-binding domain-containing protein, translating to MAESTTIRWDKDADGVVVLTLDDPNQGANTMNEAYARSMAATIDRLEAEKDSITGVIITSAKSTFFAGGDLNNLRAVTPEQAEEFATYLREAKGQLRRLETLGKPVVAAVNGTALGGGLEIALATHHRVVVDSSKIQLGFPEVSLGLLPGAGGVVRTVRMLGIVNALMQLLLQGKRVRPAKALEIGIVDELVASRDDLIPAAKKWIAAKGGGDPVQQPWDADKKYKIPGGTPSTPALAMNLPAFPANLKKQLKGANYPAPAAIMAAAIEGAQVDFDSAIEIEGRYFVSLATGQVAKNMIQAFFFDLQQVNGDRGRPAEIEPYRARKAVVLGAGMMGAAIAYVCAKAGIEVVLKDVSQEAADRGKGYSARLVEKAVSRGRSTQEKGDALLALITPTDDATAAAGADLVIEAVFEDPAVKAKVFAEIEPHLATNALLGSNTSTLPITELAEGVSRPADFIGLHFFSPVDKMPLLEIIKGEQTSDDALYRALDVAKQIKKTPIVVNDSRGFFTSRVIGTFINEGISMLTEGIPAPTIEQASSQAGYPAPVLQLSDELNLKLMRKIRVAAKEAGAIGSGWDDHPSEQVIDRMLDEFDRPGKLEGKGFYSYADGRRTGIWDGLRAAFPPVADPSSISLRDLEERMMFIESIETVKCVDEGVIPSIADANIGSIFGIGFPAWSGGVLQYINGYEGGLPGFVARARELAAAYGDRFEPPASLVERAERGEPYLDGAGVPATA from the coding sequence ATGGCTGAGAGCACCACGATCCGCTGGGACAAGGACGCCGACGGCGTCGTCGTCCTGACGCTGGACGACCCGAACCAGGGCGCCAACACGATGAACGAGGCCTACGCCCGTTCGATGGCGGCCACGATCGACAGACTCGAGGCCGAGAAGGACTCGATCACTGGCGTGATCATCACCTCCGCGAAGAGCACGTTCTTCGCGGGCGGCGACCTCAACAACCTCAGAGCGGTGACGCCGGAGCAGGCGGAGGAGTTCGCCACCTACCTGCGCGAGGCGAAGGGCCAGCTGCGCCGCCTGGAGACGCTCGGCAAGCCGGTCGTCGCGGCGGTCAACGGCACCGCGCTCGGCGGCGGCCTGGAGATCGCGCTGGCGACGCACCACCGAGTCGTCGTCGACAGCTCGAAGATCCAGCTCGGCTTCCCCGAGGTCTCGCTCGGCCTGCTTCCGGGCGCCGGCGGCGTCGTGCGCACGGTCCGGATGCTCGGCATCGTCAACGCGCTGATGCAGCTGCTGCTCCAGGGCAAGAGAGTCCGCCCGGCGAAGGCGCTGGAGATCGGCATCGTCGACGAGCTGGTCGCGAGCAGAGACGACCTGATCCCCGCCGCGAAGAAGTGGATCGCCGCCAAGGGTGGGGGGGATCCGGTCCAGCAGCCGTGGGACGCGGACAAGAAGTACAAGATCCCCGGCGGCACGCCGTCGACGCCGGCGCTTGCGATGAACCTGCCGGCGTTCCCGGCGAACCTGAAGAAGCAGCTGAAGGGCGCGAACTACCCGGCGCCCGCGGCGATCATGGCGGCGGCGATCGAGGGCGCGCAGGTCGACTTCGACAGCGCGATCGAGATCGAGGGCCGCTACTTCGTCAGCCTCGCCACCGGCCAGGTCGCGAAGAACATGATCCAGGCGTTCTTCTTCGACCTCCAGCAGGTCAACGGCGACCGCGGCCGGCCGGCCGAGATCGAGCCGTACCGGGCGAGAAAGGCCGTCGTGCTCGGCGCCGGCATGATGGGCGCCGCGATCGCGTACGTCTGCGCGAAGGCCGGCATCGAGGTCGTGCTGAAGGACGTCTCGCAGGAGGCGGCCGACCGTGGCAAGGGCTACTCGGCGAGACTCGTCGAGAAGGCCGTCTCGCGCGGGCGCTCGACGCAGGAGAAGGGCGACGCGCTGCTGGCGCTGATCACCCCGACCGACGACGCGACGGCCGCGGCCGGCGCCGACCTCGTGATCGAGGCGGTCTTCGAGGACCCGGCCGTGAAGGCGAAGGTCTTCGCCGAGATCGAGCCGCATCTGGCGACGAACGCGCTGCTGGGCTCGAACACCTCGACGCTCCCGATCACGGAGCTGGCCGAGGGCGTCTCGCGGCCGGCGGACTTCATCGGCCTGCACTTCTTCAGCCCCGTCGACAAGATGCCGCTGCTGGAGATCATCAAGGGCGAGCAGACCTCCGACGACGCGCTCTACAGAGCGCTCGACGTCGCCAAGCAGATCAAGAAGACGCCGATCGTCGTCAACGACTCGCGCGGCTTCTTCACCTCGCGCGTGATCGGGACGTTCATCAACGAGGGCATCTCGATGTTGACGGAGGGGATCCCGGCGCCGACGATCGAGCAGGCCTCCTCGCAGGCCGGCTACCCGGCTCCGGTGCTGCAGCTGTCCGACGAGCTGAACCTCAAGCTGATGCGCAAGATCCGCGTGGCGGCGAAGGAGGCCGGCGCGATCGGCAGCGGCTGGGACGACCATCCCTCCGAGCAGGTGATCGACCGCATGCTCGACGAGTTCGACCGCCCCGGCAAGCTGGAGGGGAAGGGCTTCTACTCCTACGCTGACGGCAGACGGACGGGCATCTGGGACGGCCTCAGAGCGGCCTTCCCGCCGGTCGCCGACCCCTCTTCGATCTCGCTCAGAGACCTCGAGGAGCGGATGATGTTCATCGAGTCGATCGAGACCGTGAAGTGCGTCGACGAGGGCGTGATCCCGTCGATCGCCGACGCCAACATCGGCTCGATCTTCGGGATCGGCTTCCCGGCCTGGAGCGGCGGCGTGCTCCAGTACATCAACGGGTACGAAGGCGGCCTGCCCGGCTTCGTCGCCCGCGCCCGCGAGCTGGCCGCCGCCTACGGCGACCGCTTCGAGCCCCCGGCGTCGCTGGTCGAGCGCGCCGAGCGCGGCGAGCCCTACCTCGACGGCGCCGGAGTCCCCGCCACCGCCTGA